The following proteins are co-located in the Imtechella halotolerans genome:
- a CDS encoding FecR family protein: protein MTANDFLKDSYFIVWKLSKEPLEDSYWESYLKKHPEHLNAFNEACLKLDSVQFEMTTLKSSQKKELHSRIFATQAKYHSNYPTPKAPIFTLKRVLLTSAASISLLIGISVFYKTQKNNVIHEVIVERNTTDPSIELLTKKGTIVLDPDAILKVDSLGQISYKNQLLDGTKTGLNTLRVPYGKRSQIVLEDGSKLWVNSGSTVHFPAIFPKNERKINVEGEILIEVAKDIKRQFTVATSNFEVQVYGTIFNVNAYRENIRDAVVLVEGSVSVLTPQGTKLPMAPKEMIVIDNGQLSKKAVNTALYTSWTKGYLVFEDTPISEVLSALTKYYNISFKGDSNKLSKKTCSGKIYLSDDVNNVIETLSLLTNTSFSINK from the coding sequence ATGACCGCTAACGATTTCTTAAAAGACAGTTATTTCATCGTTTGGAAACTTTCCAAAGAACCCCTAGAGGATTCCTATTGGGAATCCTACTTGAAAAAACACCCTGAACACCTAAATGCATTTAATGAAGCCTGTCTAAAACTAGACTCCGTTCAATTTGAAATGACAACTTTAAAGTCATCGCAAAAGAAAGAGCTTCATTCACGAATTTTTGCAACTCAGGCTAAATATCACTCAAATTACCCCACACCTAAGGCACCTATTTTTACCCTAAAAAGGGTATTACTGACTTCTGCCGCAAGTATTTCACTTTTAATAGGTATTAGTGTATTTTATAAAACCCAAAAAAACAATGTAATTCACGAAGTAATTGTGGAACGCAACACCACAGATCCTTCAATTGAATTACTGACTAAAAAAGGAACCATCGTATTAGATCCAGATGCGATTTTAAAAGTTGATTCCTTAGGTCAAATCTCCTATAAAAACCAATTATTAGATGGCACTAAAACAGGTCTTAATACACTAAGAGTTCCTTATGGTAAGCGCTCACAAATTGTTTTAGAAGACGGTAGTAAATTATGGGTAAATTCAGGGAGTACAGTCCATTTTCCTGCCATATTCCCTAAGAATGAACGAAAAATAAATGTTGAAGGTGAAATCCTTATTGAAGTTGCAAAAGACATCAAAAGACAATTTACAGTAGCCACATCAAATTTTGAAGTCCAAGTTTATGGAACAATCTTCAATGTTAATGCCTATAGGGAAAATATTCGAGATGCAGTGGTTTTAGTAGAAGGAAGCGTTTCGGTATTAACACCGCAAGGGACAAAACTTCCCATGGCTCCAAAAGAAATGATTGTTATCGATAATGGTCAACTTTCTAAAAAAGCTGTAAATACCGCTTTATATACCTCCTGGACTAAAGGTTATTTAGTTTTCGAAGACACTCCAATTTCAGAAGTTCTTTCGGCCTTAACAAAATACTATAACATCTCATTTAAAGGTGATTCAAATAAACTATCAAAGAAAACTTGTTCAGGGAAAATTTATCTCTCGGATGATGTTAATAATGTTATTGAAACACTTTCTCTTCTTACAAATACATCATTCAGTATAAACAAATAG
- a CDS encoding SusC/RagA family TonB-linked outer membrane protein yields the protein MQFINQPQKQLRQFILKSFCVLTILLVHNTMYAGIEVIKIFPQEKGITLSLQNKEIKEAIATIESVSEYLFIQSGLEKTDVTKKVNIQIKEGNIEQVMALLLKDTPIRYRIIERQIILYKEKSNSQSEGVINSFIQKLFSVNGTIKDIGGIPVVGATLVLKNNTSKWAITDFDGNFTLSDVPENSILQIRSMGFITKEITIKNDSFLNILLEEDTQSLEEVVVTSNYGTIQKKSNLVSSAFQVTSKELQNLPQKRVDELLEGIVPGLEFNPQSDDASSARPRYSVTIRGEASLGASNEPLWIIDGVPMHTGDRTNMIRGLQTSISPLSYINPDDIESITVLKDASATSIYGADGANGVILVTTKKGKEGKPQLNLSLRTGISKINESTKFKVLNGEQYMTLAKEAYLNAGNDMAYFPFTDNDLNSYSSTNTDWYDEFYDLGSNVQLNMSASGGTEKMTYYLSGSYFNNEATIKGNQQQRLSLRSNTKFTLSDKFSLNVIMSGTYNENDLFTPGHSYYSTLPIISPYNSDGSFRQFYKIIDGRNPDGSPRWITKKFFNELAEREQNDNGQKTFNFQGNINAQYTLNKHIYIASQLGIDYQGSNENIYSSMKNWSGYNIEGKPEGYARWSSSNFTNWSWINRLNFNKSFGKHTLSGVIGVELISRQNTYVSSYGAGFANDHLREVSYASYTTGSGSNSTTRSASYLGQLSYSMDDRYNLILSARKDGNSNFGSNVMWANFASAGASWNIHKENFFKSNFINVLNLKASYGTNGNSRIGRQEADGVYVVSDSYQYGGALGAGMSNPPNPYLSWETTYMTNVGLRVAALNNRVSLLTEIYRNKTIDLLSKLDVSRTIGARTIYRNVGSIENKGIELTLEGTPIRTKNLDWTTTIVASHNRNKLLELYNGISRNFGVTRWQEGEGIDTYYLVRWAGVDPNDGAPLWYDLNGNITREYSAINRVVDGKKAAPDVFGSIVNTLKYKNFNLRVMANYTIGGYGFSSFGRNVTSDGLNIMNENQSINQLDRWQNPGDLTLSPRPLWGISSQSVMNSTRFLYKKTHIKVRNISLGYTVPQEKAKEWGFSTVNFYLIGDNLLLWTPYDKPNRNSYKNNMSGYPMETSVSLSINVSL from the coding sequence ATGCAATTTATAAACCAGCCACAGAAACAGCTTAGGCAATTCATACTAAAAAGCTTTTGTGTACTAACCATTTTATTGGTCCACAATACAATGTATGCAGGTATCGAAGTAATAAAAATTTTCCCGCAAGAAAAAGGCATTACTCTTTCCCTACAAAATAAAGAAATAAAGGAGGCAATAGCTACTATTGAATCTGTTTCGGAATATCTTTTTATTCAATCAGGTTTAGAAAAAACAGATGTCACCAAAAAAGTAAATATCCAAATTAAAGAGGGTAATATTGAACAAGTTATGGCCCTCCTTTTAAAGGATACTCCTATACGTTATCGAATTATTGAACGCCAAATTATACTATATAAGGAAAAAAGTAATTCTCAAAGCGAAGGTGTTATTAACAGTTTTATACAAAAATTATTTTCTGTAAATGGTACGATTAAAGATATAGGTGGTATTCCTGTTGTTGGTGCTACACTTGTTCTTAAAAATAATACATCAAAATGGGCTATAACTGATTTTGATGGAAATTTTACGCTGTCAGATGTTCCTGAAAATAGTATACTCCAAATACGGAGTATGGGTTTCATAACTAAAGAAATAACCATAAAAAATGACAGTTTCCTAAATATTCTTTTAGAAGAAGATACCCAATCTTTGGAAGAGGTAGTTGTTACCAGTAATTATGGTACTATCCAAAAAAAATCCAATTTGGTTTCCAGCGCTTTTCAAGTGACTAGTAAGGAGTTACAAAACCTCCCTCAGAAAAGAGTTGATGAACTGCTAGAAGGAATTGTTCCTGGACTTGAATTTAATCCTCAAAGTGATGATGCCTCCAGCGCGAGACCACGTTATAGTGTAACTATAAGAGGAGAAGCCTCCTTAGGTGCCTCCAATGAACCCCTTTGGATTATTGATGGTGTACCCATGCACACAGGAGACAGAACTAATATGATAAGAGGATTACAAACAAGTATCAGTCCCCTTTCCTATATAAATCCTGATGATATTGAATCCATTACGGTTCTTAAAGATGCCTCAGCTACTTCAATATATGGAGCCGATGGTGCCAATGGTGTGATTTTAGTTACCACCAAAAAAGGAAAAGAAGGAAAGCCACAACTTAATCTCTCTTTACGAACTGGAATTTCAAAAATCAATGAAAGTACAAAGTTTAAAGTGTTAAATGGCGAACAATACATGACCTTAGCCAAGGAAGCTTATTTAAATGCAGGAAATGACATGGCTTATTTTCCATTTACGGATAATGATTTAAATAGCTACTCATCGACTAATACTGATTGGTATGATGAATTTTATGATCTAGGCTCCAATGTACAATTAAACATGTCTGCTAGTGGGGGTACCGAAAAAATGACATACTACCTTTCTGGATCATATTTTAATAACGAAGCAACTATTAAAGGTAATCAACAACAGCGATTGTCGCTAAGGTCTAATACTAAGTTTACTCTTTCGGATAAATTCTCATTAAATGTTATAATGTCTGGGACCTATAATGAAAATGATCTTTTCACCCCAGGACATAGCTATTATAGTACTCTTCCTATTATCTCTCCATACAACAGTGATGGTAGTTTTAGACAGTTTTACAAAATAATTGATGGTCGCAACCCAGATGGTAGCCCAAGATGGATTACAAAGAAATTTTTTAATGAACTGGCTGAACGCGAACAAAATGACAACGGTCAAAAAACATTCAACTTTCAAGGAAATATTAATGCACAATACACCCTTAACAAACATATCTATATAGCTTCTCAATTGGGCATTGACTATCAAGGGAGTAACGAAAATATATACAGTTCCATGAAAAACTGGTCTGGATATAATATAGAAGGGAAACCGGAAGGATATGCGCGTTGGTCAAGTTCAAATTTTACCAACTGGTCATGGATAAATCGTTTAAATTTTAATAAGTCATTTGGAAAACACACACTTTCTGGTGTAATTGGGGTTGAGCTTATTTCAAGGCAAAACACCTATGTGTCGTCTTATGGAGCAGGGTTCGCTAATGATCATTTAAGAGAAGTATCTTATGCATCTTATACCACTGGATCTGGAAGTAATTCCACAACTCGTAGTGCATCCTATTTAGGACAATTATCCTATTCAATGGATGATAGATATAACCTAATTTTAAGTGCCAGAAAAGACGGAAACTCAAATTTTGGAAGTAATGTAATGTGGGCAAATTTTGCGTCTGCTGGTGCATCTTGGAATATCCACAAAGAGAATTTCTTTAAAAGCAATTTTATAAATGTTCTTAATCTAAAGGCTAGTTATGGAACTAATGGAAATTCACGAATTGGAAGACAGGAAGCTGATGGAGTATATGTAGTTTCAGACAGCTATCAATACGGGGGGGCATTAGGAGCAGGAATGAGCAACCCGCCAAATCCTTATCTATCTTGGGAAACTACTTATATGACCAATGTTGGTCTTAGGGTTGCAGCTTTAAACAACCGAGTTAGTTTACTTACTGAAATATACAGAAATAAAACCATTGATTTACTGAGTAAACTTGATGTTTCCAGAACTATTGGAGCAAGAACCATTTATCGAAATGTGGGATCAATTGAGAATAAGGGAATAGAATTAACCCTAGAGGGTACTCCAATCCGTACCAAAAATCTAGATTGGACCACTACCATTGTAGCTTCTCACAATCGAAATAAGCTTTTAGAACTATATAATGGAATTTCTAGAAACTTTGGGGTAACTCGTTGGCAAGAAGGAGAAGGAATTGACACTTATTACCTCGTTCGGTGGGCGGGTGTTGACCCCAATGATGGAGCGCCTCTATGGTACGATCTTAACGGAAACATCACAAGAGAATATAGTGCAATTAATAGAGTAGTTGATGGAAAAAAAGCAGCTCCTGACGTATTCGGAAGCATTGTAAACACTCTTAAATATAAAAATTTTAATTTAAGAGTAATGGCCAACTATACAATAGGCGGTTATGGCTTTTCCTCTTTCGGCAGAAACGTTACCTCTGATGGCTTAAACATCATGAACGAAAACCAATCAATCAATCAATTGGATCGATGGCAAAATCCTGGAGATCTCACATTGTCTCCAAGGCCACTTTGGGGTATTAGCTCACAGTCAGTTATGAACTCCACAAGATTCCTATATAAAAAGACGCATATTAAAGTTCGGAATATTAGTCTTGGTTACACTGTTCCACAAGAGAAGGCTAAAGAATGGGGATTTAGTACGGTTAACTTTTACCTTATTGGGGACAACCTACTCCTATGGACTCCCTATGACAAACCTAACAGAAATTCATATAAAAACAACATGAGTGGATACCCTATGGAAACTTCGGTATCACTTAGTATAAATGTATCATTATAA
- a CDS encoding RagB/SusD family nutrient uptake outer membrane protein, translated as MKLKNIFVISILCLSFTACQSFLEVEDEGRSSIPVFFSDMDGVRAALPGAYSRIYKYYDSEFLLYPDVAGDMLEMTIVGADTKMAPQFNYISNPDQTIGAVSYIWEYCYDALTNINNIINYYPALLEKFPGNKNELNNIMANALFLRALVHFDLVKVYAQNYNYTTDASHLGIPIVLKIPGPNDNLKRNTVENVYAQILGDLKDADALFEGASFNENKAPYYASSSAVQGLLARVSLYMGKNEEAIMHASKAIEAKSLSQGPDYINVFTQNNFVGETIFKLNGWLQKSATSSFYNNGPIGFASTKLITLFQDQEDIRLDLLQVQNNGTHSTLKHTKTDVNQGEVQYDLILMRASEMYLIRAEANIKLNSLEEAKSDLKSLIARALQKTPIEIEITENTQEEMMNLLMNERAKELAFEGHRLFDLSRNHQSLERAENTLSTVQFIAYPSDLFILPIPQAEIDANTNILQNSGY; from the coding sequence ATGAAATTAAAAAACATATTCGTTATAAGTATTCTTTGTCTTTCATTTACAGCTTGTCAAAGCTTTTTAGAGGTTGAGGATGAAGGACGTTCATCAATACCTGTGTTTTTCTCAGACATGGATGGTGTTAGAGCAGCCCTCCCGGGAGCATATAGTAGAATTTACAAATATTACGATTCAGAATTTTTACTATATCCCGATGTTGCTGGCGATATGCTTGAAATGACAATAGTTGGTGCTGACACTAAGATGGCTCCTCAATTCAACTATATCTCAAATCCCGATCAAACCATTGGTGCAGTAAGTTACATTTGGGAATATTGTTACGACGCCCTTACCAACATCAACAACATAATCAACTACTATCCAGCCTTGTTGGAGAAGTTTCCAGGAAATAAAAATGAGCTTAATAACATCATGGCTAATGCTTTATTTCTAAGAGCATTGGTTCACTTTGATCTAGTCAAAGTATATGCACAAAATTATAATTATACTACCGATGCTTCTCATTTAGGCATTCCGATAGTCTTAAAAATTCCTGGACCAAATGATAATTTGAAACGTAATACAGTTGAAAATGTATATGCACAAATTTTAGGTGATTTAAAAGACGCCGATGCTTTATTTGAAGGGGCCTCATTTAATGAAAATAAAGCTCCGTACTACGCTTCATCTTCTGCTGTTCAAGGACTACTGGCTAGAGTATCTCTTTATATGGGTAAAAATGAAGAGGCAATTATGCACGCTTCAAAAGCAATAGAAGCAAAATCTCTTTCCCAAGGACCAGATTACATTAATGTATTTACACAAAATAATTTTGTAGGGGAAACTATTTTTAAACTAAATGGATGGTTACAAAAATCAGCAACTTCATCCTTTTATAACAACGGTCCTATAGGTTTTGCATCTACTAAATTAATTACTCTTTTTCAAGATCAAGAAGATATCCGACTAGATCTGTTGCAGGTACAAAATAATGGTACACACAGCACCCTAAAACATACAAAAACAGATGTTAATCAAGGAGAAGTACAGTATGACTTAATACTTATGCGAGCCTCAGAAATGTACCTTATCCGTGCTGAAGCTAACATCAAACTAAATTCCTTAGAAGAAGCTAAAAGCGATTTAAAATCTTTAATAGCTAGGGCATTACAGAAAACTCCCATTGAGATTGAAATAACTGAAAATACTCAAGAAGAAATGATGAATTTACTAATGAATGAACGTGCTAAAGAATTGGCATTTGAAGGTCATCGTCTATTTGATTTAAGCCGTAATCACCAAAGTTTAGAAAGAGCTGAAAATACACTTTCTACTGTTCAATTTATTGCTTACCCAAGTGATCTATTCATCCTTCCAATACCGCAAGCAGAGATTGATGCAAATACTAACATTTTACAAAATTCAGGCTACTAA